A window of the Archocentrus centrarchus isolate MPI-CPG fArcCen1 chromosome 9, fArcCen1, whole genome shotgun sequence genome harbors these coding sequences:
- the LOC115786235 gene encoding transmembrane protein 233-like — protein sequence MNTKPSPVGSSDFMKSEEAREIPPMRSYLWLTMFTCFCPVWPINIVALVFSVLAQKSYTQEDYDGSRRLGRKALHLGIVSFVIGVVIITVYTIIHCTTHAM from the exons ATGAACACCAAGCCCTCGCCGGTTGGGAGCTCTGACTTCATGAAGAGTGAAGAGGCTCGGGAGATTCCCCCTATGAGGAGCTACCTCTGGCTCACCATGTtcacctgtttctgtcctgTGTGGCCCATCAATATTGTGGCTCTGGTTTTCTCTGTCCTG GCCCAGAAGAGCTATACCCAGGAGGACTATGATGGCTCCAGACGGCTGGGTCGGAAAGCTCTCCACTTGGGGATTGTGTCATTCGTCATCGGTGTTGTCATCATCACTGTGTATACCATTATACACTGTACCACG CATGCAATGTGA